Proteins from one Halopseudomonas pelagia genomic window:
- a CDS encoding TolC family outer membrane protein — MLRPLFVAVLLAGLSSHAMAKTDLLTVYQEALANSADLAAAEADALARQEVLPQTRALLLPNIGLGAGVAREEIDVDGAGNDTYTTDYYQASLTQPLFRADRWFNYQAAKSLSKQAQLEFSATQQALILEVAEAYFNVLRASDNLATARAEEDAFERQLDQARERFDVGLSARTDVLEALAGYDSARAARLTAKTNLDVSYQALTRLTDSDYQELMGMSHDLPILPPMPSNLQQWVDTAAAQNLNLQATRYAITSASDTLRSSRSAYAPSVDAFVRYNNSGGGAEFGNQGAGVGVGQQGNGDTELTSFGVELTMPLYTGGATSSGVRESGYRLTQAERNSEAQLRRVVESTRNLYRTVTSSVEEVEARRQAIISSKAALDATQTGYEVGTRNVVDVLEAQRNLFRAVRDYNTVRYNYIIDNLSLKQAAGTLSPEDLVDLSRWLNPDYDPDRDFIPPFTEEEAQRMSLGRQSAPGQEETRMRSSF; from the coding sequence ATGCTGCGCCCCCTGTTTGTCGCCGTTTTACTGGCCGGCTTGTCCAGCCACGCCATGGCCAAGACCGATCTTCTCACCGTCTACCAGGAAGCACTGGCCAACAGCGCTGACCTGGCCGCCGCCGAAGCCGATGCGCTCGCCCGTCAGGAAGTACTGCCCCAGACTCGCGCACTGCTGCTGCCCAATATCGGTCTGGGTGCTGGCGTGGCACGTGAAGAGATCGACGTGGATGGCGCCGGAAACGACACCTACACCACTGACTACTACCAGGCCAGCCTGACCCAGCCACTCTTTCGCGCCGACCGCTGGTTCAATTATCAGGCAGCCAAATCGCTGAGCAAGCAGGCGCAACTGGAGTTTTCCGCGACCCAGCAAGCGCTGATCCTGGAAGTGGCCGAAGCCTATTTCAACGTACTGCGAGCGTCTGACAATCTGGCAACTGCCCGGGCCGAAGAAGATGCCTTCGAACGCCAACTGGATCAGGCGCGTGAGCGCTTTGACGTAGGTCTTTCAGCACGCACCGATGTTCTGGAAGCGTTGGCCGGTTATGACAGCGCGCGTGCGGCCCGGCTGACGGCAAAAACCAATCTGGACGTCAGTTACCAGGCGCTGACCCGCCTGACCGATAGCGACTATCAAGAGCTGATGGGCATGAGTCATGATTTGCCGATTCTGCCGCCGATGCCGAGCAATCTGCAGCAATGGGTGGATACTGCTGCAGCCCAGAACCTGAACCTGCAAGCTACGCGTTACGCTATCACCAGTGCGTCGGATACGCTGCGCAGCAGCCGTTCAGCCTACGCCCCTTCTGTTGATGCCTTTGTGCGCTACAACAACAGTGGTGGTGGCGCCGAATTTGGCAACCAGGGAGCCGGGGTTGGCGTTGGACAACAGGGCAATGGCGACACCGAACTCACCAGCTTTGGCGTCGAGCTGACCATGCCGCTCTACACTGGTGGTGCCACCAGTTCAGGTGTTCGCGAATCAGGTTATCGGCTAACTCAGGCCGAGCGAAATAGTGAAGCGCAGCTGCGGCGGGTGGTCGAAAGCACTCGCAACCTGTACCGCACCGTCACATCGAGCGTGGAAGAAGTTGAAGCCCGCCGCCAAGCGATCATCTCCAGCAAGGCCGCCTTGGACGCCACCCAGACCGGCTACGAAGTAGGCACCCGGAATGTCGTCGATGTGCTGGAAGCGCAGCGCAACTTGTTCCGCGCGGTACGTGATTACAATACCGTGCGCTATAACTACATCATCGACAACCTAAGCCTCAAGCAGGCGGCCGGCACGCTGAGCCCGGAAGATCTGGTTGACTTGTCACGCTGGCTGAACCCGGATTACGACCCGGACCGCGACTTCATACCGCCCTTTACTGAAGAGGAAGCGCAACGCATGTCCCTGGGTCGCCAATCAGCCCCGGGGCAGGAAGAAACACGCATGCGCAGCTCATTCTAA
- the waaA gene encoding lipid IV(A) 3-deoxy-D-manno-octulosonic acid transferase — translation MSRTLYSLIFILCMPLVLLRLLYRARKAPAYARRWHERFAFGGDLRPGGIWIHAVSVGEAIASAPLVRQLMQRYPELPITISCMTPTGSEQIRKLFDDKVGHAYLPYDLPGLQRRFVSRLQPRIGIIMETELWPNLVHEAKAAGVPMVLANARLSERSARGYRRISWLVEPMFAALDWVAVQTQAEALRFKRLGVKEDSMLITGSIKFDLQPDPLAREQAVQLRSSWGERPVWIAASTHAGEDEQVLAAHKQVLVSVPEALLILVPRHPERFNSAAELVEAAGMPVVRRSSGAIAAHTDQVFLGDSMGELMMLYSCADVAFVGGSLVANGGHNYLEPAALGLPIISGPHRYNFAEISELLEGAGALRQVRDAKTLAAAVVKWLEQPVEARRAGTAGQTVVQNNQGALERLLHGIAQQLK, via the coding sequence ATGTCACGTACGCTCTACAGCCTCATCTTTATCCTGTGCATGCCGCTGGTGTTGTTGCGTCTGTTGTATCGTGCCCGCAAGGCGCCAGCCTATGCACGGCGTTGGCATGAACGATTTGCTTTCGGCGGTGACCTGCGCCCAGGTGGCATCTGGATTCACGCCGTATCGGTGGGCGAGGCGATCGCTTCGGCACCGCTGGTGCGGCAGTTGATGCAGCGCTACCCGGAGTTGCCGATCACCATCAGCTGCATGACACCCACAGGTTCGGAGCAAATCCGCAAACTGTTTGATGACAAGGTCGGGCACGCCTATCTGCCTTATGACCTGCCTGGCTTGCAGCGGCGCTTTGTCAGCCGCTTGCAGCCGCGTATCGGTATTATCATGGAAACCGAACTCTGGCCAAACCTGGTGCATGAAGCCAAAGCGGCAGGTGTGCCCATGGTGCTGGCCAATGCTCGGCTCTCGGAGCGCTCGGCGAGGGGCTACCGGCGCATCAGTTGGCTGGTCGAGCCGATGTTTGCAGCACTCGACTGGGTGGCAGTACAGACGCAGGCCGAGGCGCTGCGTTTCAAGCGCCTGGGGGTCAAAGAAGATTCGATGCTCATCACCGGCAGCATCAAGTTTGATCTGCAGCCTGACCCCCTTGCTCGCGAGCAGGCAGTGCAGTTACGCAGCAGCTGGGGCGAACGACCGGTCTGGATCGCAGCCAGCACCCATGCCGGCGAAGATGAACAGGTGCTGGCGGCACATAAACAGGTGCTGGTCTCTGTGCCAGAGGCCTTGTTGATCTTGGTGCCGCGGCATCCAGAGCGTTTCAACAGCGCGGCTGAATTGGTCGAAGCGGCGGGCATGCCTGTGGTGCGCCGTAGCTCAGGAGCGATTGCTGCGCACACCGATCAGGTATTTCTAGGCGACAGCATGGGCGAGTTGATGATGCTCTACAGCTGTGCCGATGTCGCTTTTGTTGGCGGCTCTCTGGTAGCCAATGGAGGGCATAATTATCTTGAACCGGCTGCGCTGGGATTGCCGATCATCTCGGGCCCGCACCGCTATAATTTCGCCGAGATCAGTGAGCTGCTTGAGGGTGCCGGCGCGCTGCGTCAGGTGCGCGACGCCAAAACCCTGGCTGCTGCGGTAGTCAAATGGTTGGAGCAACCAGTCGAAGCGCGTCGCGCTGGTACTGCCGGGCAAACGGTGGTGCAGAACAATCAGGGTGCGCTTGAACGTCTGCTGCACGGCATTGCGCAGCAGCTCAAATGA
- a CDS encoding FAD-dependent oxidoreductase, whose product MSTTLETDICILGGGIAGLWLNARLRGMGYSTLLVERGALGGGQSGKSQGIIHGGTKYALHGKLTQAAEAISAMPGRWRACLQGEGELDLRGARLLSEHHYLWSPGSLISNLAGFFASKALRGRVDAVKGKDLPEVFANPAFKGKVYRLAELVMDVPDVVRRLSELAGDSLIADSAPHVERREDGSIECIRLNGRRIKAQRYILTAGEGNEGLLQDWGVSQPAMQRRPLQMVLVKGANLPPLYAHCLGSSPKPRMTITTHPCADGQWCWYLGGELAEQGVNLTPDALVARARRELSELLPWVDLQHCQWTTLPVNRAEPAQSGAARPDTAYLQAVQNVLVTWPTKLALAPDLSDQAIAVLQQQGIQPTFDDDYSALPRPSIALPVWDICFP is encoded by the coding sequence ATGAGCACAACTCTGGAAACCGATATCTGTATCCTCGGCGGCGGTATCGCCGGCCTGTGGCTCAATGCCCGCCTGCGCGGCATGGGCTACAGTACCCTGTTGGTCGAGCGCGGCGCGTTGGGTGGCGGCCAAAGTGGCAAGTCGCAGGGCATCATTCACGGCGGCACCAAGTATGCGCTGCACGGCAAACTGACTCAGGCAGCGGAAGCGATTTCCGCTATGCCCGGCCGCTGGCGTGCTTGTCTGCAAGGCGAAGGCGAGTTGGACCTGCGCGGCGCCCGCCTGTTATCCGAGCATCATTATCTCTGGTCGCCGGGCAGCCTGATCAGCAATCTCGCCGGCTTTTTCGCCAGCAAGGCGCTGCGTGGTCGGGTGGACGCGGTTAAGGGCAAGGACTTGCCTGAAGTCTTCGCCAACCCGGCTTTCAAGGGCAAGGTCTACCGCCTGGCCGAACTGGTTATGGATGTGCCAGATGTCGTCAGACGTCTCAGCGAGCTGGCGGGCGACAGTCTGATAGCGGACAGCGCTCCGCATGTCGAGCGCCGCGAAGACGGCAGTATCGAATGCATTCGCCTCAATGGCAGGAGAATCAAAGCGCAGCGTTACATACTCACTGCGGGCGAAGGAAACGAAGGGTTGTTACAGGATTGGGGCGTTAGCCAACCGGCCATGCAGCGCCGCCCGTTGCAGATGGTGCTGGTCAAGGGCGCCAACCTGCCTCCCTTGTATGCGCACTGCCTGGGTAGCAGCCCAAAACCGCGCATGACCATCACTACTCACCCCTGCGCCGACGGCCAGTGGTGCTGGTACCTGGGCGGCGAATTGGCCGAACAGGGCGTCAACCTTACCCCGGACGCTCTCGTGGCGCGCGCGCGCCGGGAGCTGAGCGAGTTGCTGCCCTGGGTCGACCTGCAGCACTGTCAGTGGACAACGCTGCCCGTAAATCGCGCAGAGCCGGCGCAAAGCGGCGCAGCCCGGCCGGATACCGCGTATCTGCAGGCGGTGCAGAACGTGCTGGTCACCTGGCCGACAAAACTGGCTTTGGCTCCAGACCTGAGTGACCAGGCCATCGCTGTGCTTCAGCAGCAAGGCATCCAACCCACCTTTGATGATGACTACAGTGCGCTACCCAGACCCTCAATCGCACTGCCGGTATGGGATATCTGCTTCCCATGA
- a CDS encoding aldo/keto reductase, translating into MNSLHAHHRPLGSSGLTVSPLGLGTVKFGRNTGVKYPQQFELPDDRQALELLALAHDLGINLIDTAPAYGTSEERLGTLLAGQRQNWVICSKVGEEFEQGQSHFNFSAAHTRLSVERSLRRLNTDYLDLVLVHSDGNDLQVLNGEAYPALEQLKREGLIRAFGFSGKTVEGGIAALEAGDCAMVTYNLAEQGERSVLDFALSHNKGILIKKALASGHLCLQGEDPAKKSLELVFAHPAVASAIIGTINPRHLQQNVISALKVLDSL; encoded by the coding sequence ATGAATAGCCTTCACGCCCATCACCGGCCGCTCGGCAGCAGCGGTCTCACGGTGTCACCGCTGGGCCTGGGCACGGTCAAATTCGGGCGCAATACCGGGGTGAAATATCCACAGCAGTTCGAGTTGCCGGACGATCGGCAAGCGCTCGAGCTGCTCGCACTGGCGCATGACCTGGGCATCAACCTGATCGACACCGCACCCGCCTACGGCACCAGTGAGGAGCGGCTCGGCACGCTACTGGCCGGTCAGCGGCAAAACTGGGTCATCTGCAGCAAGGTGGGCGAGGAATTCGAGCAGGGCCAGTCGCATTTCAATTTCAGCGCCGCACATACCCGTCTCTCGGTAGAGCGCTCACTGCGCAGACTCAATACGGATTATCTTGATCTGGTGCTGGTGCATTCGGATGGTAACGACCTGCAAGTACTCAATGGCGAAGCCTACCCTGCGCTGGAGCAGCTCAAACGTGAAGGCCTGATTCGCGCCTTCGGCTTCTCCGGCAAGACGGTAGAGGGCGGTATTGCCGCGTTGGAAGCAGGCGATTGTGCAATGGTGACGTACAACCTGGCGGAACAGGGCGAGCGTTCGGTGCTGGACTTCGCCCTGTCACACAACAAGGGCATTCTGATTAAAAAAGCCCTTGCCAGCGGGCACCTTTGCCTTCAGGGTGAGGACCCGGCGAAAAAGAGCCTGGAGCTGGTCTTCGCCCATCCTGCGGTGGCCTCCGCCATTATCGGCACTATCAACCCCCGGCATCTCCAACAGAATGTCATCAGCGCCCTCAAGGTGCTGGATAGCTTATAA
- a CDS encoding metal ABC transporter ATPase yields MSRIIARVNPVIFKTQAIHVKASPEVLCYTPVGNPLGFAEMQDLRQPVSVDDPESFELTVANMGVSVDLSLTWQERDFRVLIRQDRTEQEDNVLKLISGYVPAHELRVPLLTVMTEIAEELLLESNRGWLQGRYMETWLPTPYSASLPLSKRHSYQLTSHHAAAHPVLCRELHLIERPRAYVHLPTNSLQLVYSMQLQLPDNCPGLTMLHADEHMDTEKNQLLVEMNYQRPEIFLAEMRDGAATGKLFSLEQGELVPRRPKNIWLSEALAPQTGWVIEEPRSKWPEGLTRL; encoded by the coding sequence ATGTCGCGCATCATTGCCCGAGTCAATCCGGTCATTTTCAAAACCCAGGCCATTCACGTAAAGGCCAGCCCTGAGGTCCTGTGCTACACACCGGTGGGCAACCCCTTGGGATTCGCAGAGATGCAGGACCTGCGCCAGCCCGTTTCAGTCGACGACCCCGAGTCCTTCGAGCTGACTGTCGCCAATATGGGTGTGTCGGTAGACTTGAGCCTGACCTGGCAAGAGCGCGATTTTCGCGTGCTGATCCGCCAGGACCGCACTGAGCAGGAAGACAACGTACTCAAGTTGATTTCCGGTTACGTACCAGCGCACGAGCTGCGTGTGCCGCTGTTGACGGTCATGACTGAAATTGCCGAGGAGTTATTACTGGAGAGCAATCGAGGATGGCTTCAGGGCCGCTATATGGAAACCTGGCTGCCCACGCCCTACTCTGCCAGCCTGCCATTGAGCAAACGACACTCCTACCAATTGACCTCGCATCATGCTGCAGCGCATCCAGTCCTGTGCCGGGAGCTGCATTTGATCGAGCGCCCTCGCGCCTATGTGCACCTGCCCACCAACTCTCTGCAACTGGTGTATTCCATGCAGCTGCAGCTGCCGGACAACTGCCCGGGATTGACCATGCTGCATGCCGACGAGCATATGGATACCGAGAAAAATCAGTTGCTGGTTGAGATGAACTATCAGCGCCCGGAAATCTTCCTGGCAGAGATGCGCGATGGTGCGGCGACCGGCAAACTGTTCAGCCTGGAACAGGGTGAGCTGGTGCCACGCAGGCCAAAGAACATCTGGCTGAGCGAAGCGCTGGCACCGCAAACGGGTTGGGTAATTGAAGAGCCACGCAGCAAATGGCCCGAAGGGCTTACCCGCCTCTAG
- the hldE gene encoding bifunctional D-glycero-beta-D-manno-heptose-7-phosphate kinase/D-glycero-beta-D-manno-heptose 1-phosphate adenylyltransferase HldE, with protein MKLTMPRFDSAPVLVVGDVMLDRYWHGPTHRISPEAPVPVVKVEQIEDRPGGAGNVALNIAALGAPAWLVGVTGDDEAGLSLKQRLNAAGVYCAFQAHPGKTTITKLRVMSRHQQLIRLDFEEPFKTDGDALLESVRGLLGGVKVMILSDYGKGALVNHQALIALGREHGIPVLADPKGKDFSIYRGATLITPNLSEFEAVVGHCSSEQMLVDKGMALIEELDLEAMLVTRSEQGMTLLRRGEAAMHLPARAREVFDVTGAGDTVISTLATALAAGESLPHAVGLSTLAAGIVIGKLGTAAVSAPELRRAVQREQGSERGVLGMEQLLQAVEDARAHGERIVFTNGCFDIIHAGHVGYLEEARSLGDRLIVAINDDASVSRLKGPGRPINSVERRMAVLAGLGAVDWVISFAEDTPEKLLAEVKPDVLVKGGDYSVDQVVGAPIVQAYGGEVKVLNFVESCSTTAIVEKIRQR; from the coding sequence ATGAAATTGACCATGCCCCGTTTTGATTCCGCCCCGGTTCTAGTGGTCGGCGATGTCATGCTTGACCGTTACTGGCATGGGCCAACTCACCGCATATCCCCGGAAGCGCCAGTGCCGGTGGTCAAGGTGGAACAGATTGAGGACCGGCCCGGTGGGGCGGGTAACGTCGCGTTAAATATCGCGGCCCTCGGCGCACCGGCTTGGCTGGTGGGCGTCACCGGGGACGACGAAGCTGGGTTAAGCCTTAAACAACGCCTTAACGCTGCCGGCGTTTATTGCGCTTTTCAGGCGCATCCGGGCAAGACCACGATTACCAAATTGCGGGTTATGAGTCGTCACCAGCAGTTGATTCGCCTGGATTTTGAAGAACCGTTCAAGACTGACGGCGACGCGCTATTGGAGTCTGTTCGCGGGTTGCTGGGTGGGGTCAAGGTGATGATTTTGTCGGACTACGGCAAAGGTGCTCTGGTGAACCATCAGGCGCTGATCGCGTTGGGGCGTGAACACGGCATCCCGGTTCTGGCCGACCCCAAGGGCAAGGATTTCAGTATTTATCGCGGTGCGACGCTGATTACGCCCAACCTGTCGGAATTCGAAGCGGTAGTCGGGCATTGTTCCAGCGAACAGATGTTGGTTGACAAGGGCATGGCGCTGATTGAGGAGCTGGACCTTGAGGCGATGCTGGTTACGCGCAGCGAACAGGGCATGACGTTGCTGCGGCGGGGTGAAGCGGCAATGCATCTGCCTGCGCGCGCGCGCGAGGTGTTTGATGTTACCGGCGCGGGCGACACGGTGATTTCCACGCTGGCTACTGCGCTGGCCGCGGGCGAGAGCCTGCCTCATGCTGTCGGCTTGTCTACGCTGGCGGCGGGCATCGTGATCGGCAAGTTGGGGACCGCTGCGGTCAGTGCGCCGGAGCTGCGCCGGGCAGTTCAGCGCGAGCAGGGCAGCGAGCGAGGTGTGTTGGGGATGGAGCAGTTATTGCAGGCGGTCGAGGATGCGCGTGCGCACGGTGAGCGCATTGTGTTCACTAACGGTTGTTTCGATATCATCCACGCCGGGCATGTAGGTTATCTGGAAGAAGCGCGCAGTCTGGGTGATAGGCTGATTGTGGCGATCAACGATGATGCCTCGGTAAGTCGCTTGAAAGGCCCTGGGCGTCCGATCAACAGCGTGGAGCGGCGCATGGCGGTGCTCGCCGGACTTGGCGCGGTGGACTGGGTCATCAGTTTTGCTGAAGATACGCCGGAGAAGCTCTTGGCTGAAGTCAAGCCGGATGTATTGGTCAAGGGCGGTGATTACAGCGTGGACCAGGTCGTAGGCGCGCCCATTGTGCAGGCCTACGGTGGCGAAGTGAAAGTGCTGAACTTCGTGGAAAGCTGTTCTACCACAGCCATCGTCGAGAAAATTCGCCAGCGTTGA